The proteins below come from a single Oncorhynchus kisutch isolate 150728-3 unplaced genomic scaffold, Okis_V2 scaffold1307, whole genome shotgun sequence genomic window:
- the LOC116365848 gene encoding adhesion G protein-coupled receptor E2-like → MGSRTLLLVLGLNFSLLGNLEARYCPWGYTAKGSQQCGDMDECKEWDSNPPCGSNAACYNTQGSFYCQCLPGFRSTTTVQFTALTGECKDLDECQGKVQLCTSNTICLNTIGSFNCQCKPGFKFSAYAGHCEDLDECQETPQVCGSNTSCLNTFGSYHCQCQPGFRFSNHTLMD, encoded by the exons ATGGGGTCCAGAACTCTTCTACTTGTTCTGG GTCTTAATTTCAGTCTGCTGGGGAACCTAGAGGCCAGATATTGTCCCTGGGGCTACACAGCCAAAGGGAGTCAACAATGTGGTGATATGGATGAGTGTAAAGAGTGGGACAGTAACCCACCCTGTGGAAGTAATGCCGCATGTTACAACACACAGGGGAGCTTCTACTGTCAGTGTCTACCTGGGTTCAGATCCACAACGACTGTCCAGTTTACTGCTCTCACTGGGGAGTGTAAGG ACCTCGATGAGTGTCAGGGGAAAGTACAGCTTTGTACCAGCAACACCATTTGCCTCAACACCATCGGGAGCTTCAACTGCCAatgcaaacctggtttcaaattCTCTGCTTATGCTGGGCACTGTGAAG aCCTCGATGAGTGCCAGGAGACACCTCAGGTTTGTGGCAGCAACACCAGTTGCCTCAACACCTTCGGGAGCTACCACTGCCAGTGCCAACCTGGGTTCAGATTCTCTAATCACACTTTGATG GACTGA